In Pseudohongiella acticola, the sequence TTGCTGGTACAGATGACCAAACAGGCGTTCGCCTACGTACTGGATCGCGAGACCGGTGAGCCGATCTGGGAAATGCAGGAGCGTGCGGTGCCGCAATCCGACGTTCCTGGCGAATGGACCTCTCCGACCCAGCTGTTCCCGACGCGCCCCCCGGCCTACGACCGCCAGGGTATTAGTGAAGACGACCTGGTCAACTTCACCCCGGACATTCTGGCCATGGCCAAAGAAGCAGTGAAGCCTTATCGCATGGGGCCTTTATTCCAGCCAGCGTCGCTTGCAGATGCCGACGACGGCACCATTGGCACACTCAGCCTGCCTGGCACACTGGGTGGCTCCAACTGGGAAGGCGCAGCTTATGACCCGGACACAGGCATGCTGTACATCCCCTCTCGCACCGACGTGGCGGTATTGTCACTGGTTCCGGGTGCAGAGTTCTCCGACGTTGACTGGATCCAGGGCCCTGCCCGCACTCCCAACGTCGATGGCCTCCCTATTGTGCAGCCACCGTGGGGCCGGATCACTGCGCTCGACCTGACCACCGGTGATATGGCGTGGTGGATCGCCAATGCGGACACACCTGATCGCATCGCCAATCACCCATTGCTGGAAGGGCTCGAGATTGACCGCACTGGTATCCCGACTCGCGCGGGTCTGCTGGCCACCAAGACACTGCTGTTTGCCGGTGAAGGCCAAGGCGGCAACCCGATCTTCCGTGCTCATGACAAGGCAACGGGCGAGATCGTCGCCGAGATCGATTTGCCAGCGTCTCAGACCGGCCTGCCCATGACTTATGCTCATCAGGGCAAGCAATACATCGTCATGTCGGTCAGCGGTAGCGGCCCGGCACAGTTTGTTGCATTGACGTTGCCGGACTGACCTCAGACTGGACAGACCCCGCAGACCGCAAGGGCTGCAAACAAAAACGGCGCCTACTGATGGCGCCGTTTTTGTTTGCCCGGAGACAGGATCGCCCCGGACGGCTTAGACATCAAGGTGATATTTTGATATAATTATCACGTTTTCATTATTCATAGATAAAAGTTATAGACATCCGATGCTGTTATGGTCACGTAGCAATGTCGGGTACATTAATTCTCATAAACAAAGGGAAACTGACTGTTTGTTATGACTACTTTTCAAGAAGCGCCAGCGCTTCAAGAAAGACCCGACCCCCGACAATCCATCCAATTGCGCCCCCCGACATCGGAAGACGGCGCACCTGTCCATAATCTGATTCGCAAGAGTGCGTTTCTGGACGATAACTCCCTGTACTGCTATCTGGCTATCTGCACACATTTTTCGCAGACCAGTGTTGTTGCCACTATGGGTGAAGATATCGTCGGCCTGGTAACTGCCTATATTCCGCCTGAACAACCAGACACTTTGTTTGTCTGGCAGGTCGCCGTTGATACGGTTGCGCAGAAGCAGGGACTGGCTGGCCGCATGTTGAATGCAATCCTGGCCGCCGATGCGTGCAAAGCGGTTAAATTTGTGGAAACCACGGTTACCAGCGACAACGCCGCCTCGCGTGCGATGTTTGCCTCTCTGGCCCGACGCAACGATTGCGGTATTGATGAATCTGTCATGTTTGACCGGCAGACTCATTTTCTCAATCTGCACGACACCGAATACAAGTTGCGCATTGGCCCTCTTAGCAAAGACACCCTTGATGGAGAACAGAAATGACAGACATTTTTAAAGACATCGAATCTGAAGTACAAAGTTATGCACGGGCATTCCCGGTCATTTTTGACAGAGCTCAGGGCGCCTATCTGTATGACACTGACGACAAAGCCTATCTGGACTTCCTGGCCGGCGCGGGCACCTTGAATTACGGTCACAACAACCCGGTCCTGAAAAAGGCCCTGCTGGAATATATCGAGCGTGACGGTATTGCTCACGGCCTGGACATGCACACCAGTGCCAAAGAAGAGTTTCTGACCAATCTCAATGAGCTGATTTTCAAGCCACGCGACCTCAACTACATGGTTCAGTTTACCGGCCCGACTGGCACCAACGCGGTTGAGGCAGCGCTGAAGATTGCCCGCAACGTAACCGGTCGGCATAACATTGTTGCCTTCACGAACGGCTTCCACGGTGTATCGCTGGGCGCCATGGCTGCCACCGGTAACTCACACCACCGTGATGCTTCCGGCATTCCGCTGGGTGGCGTGACGCACGTGCCCTACTCCAATTATATGGGTGAAGAGCTCGACACCGTGAAGTTGCTTGAAAACCTGCTGGAAGACTCTTCCAGCGGTCTGGACAAGCCGGCGGCTGTCATTCTGGAAACAATCCAGGGTGAAGGTGGCCTGAATGTGGCCAGCAATGAATGGCTGCGTGCTATCGAGAAGTTGTGTCGTAAACACGAGATCATCCTGATTGTCGATGATATTCAGGCGGGTTGTGGCCGTTCCGGCAACTTCTTCAGCTTTGAAGAATCCGGCATCAAGCCGGACCTGGTCACCCTGTCGAAATCATTGAGCGGTTATGGCCTGCCGTTTGCGGTAACGCTGATCAAACCTGAGTATGACACCTGGAAGCCGGGTGAGCACAATGGCACATTCCGAGGCAACAACCACGCCTTTGTAACTGCCAACGCTGCACTCAAGGAGTACTGGTCGGACGATACGTTTGAAAAAGATGTGCAAAAGAAAATTGCACATTTGACCACGCGACTGAAAAAGATTGCCGGCAAATACGACAAGAAGCTGATCAAACAGAAAGGCCGCGGCTTTATGCAAGGGTTGGAATGCCGTGACGGCGATCTGGCCGGCAAAATCTGCAAGTACTCGTTCAGCAAAAGCCTGGTCATTGAAACCAGTGGTGCCGACAGCCAGGTGGTTAAATGCCTGTGCCCGTTGATCATCACCATGGAAGAACTGGATAAGGGTCTGGATATTCTGGAAGAAGCCGTTGCGCACACCTTCCAGAAAGAGCTCAGCATTGCGTCGTAAGGCGTAGCTGGCATCTGATATCCGCCCGGAAACAAACAAAAGGATGACAACATGATAGTAAGACAGCTACAGGAGTGCGAACAAAGCGATCGCAGCGTGAAGTCGAAAACCTGGCAGAGTGTTCGTATGCTGCTGGCAGACGACAACATGGGATTTTCGTTCCATATCACGACCATTTTCGCTGATACCGAAACGCACATGCATTACAAGAATCATCTCGAGTCGGTGTACTGCATCTCCGGCAAAGGTGAAATCAAGGATCTGGCTACCGGTCAGACGCACCAGATAACGCCCGGAACGCTGTACGTGCTGGACAAGCATGACAAGCATATTCTTTATGCGTTTGAAGAACTGAGCCTGGCATGCGTTTTCAACCCGCCGGTCACCGGTCGTGAAGTGCATGATGCAGATGGCGCCTACCCGGCTTCGTCGTAAACGTCCCGGTTTGCGCTAACGACGGCGCCAACCCTGATACAAAAAAAGCCCGCCCCCGGTACGACAGGGGCGGGCTTTTTTTTGCGCTGGCAACCACTAGAACGCGGTCAGGCCAGTCACCGGAACAATGCTGGACACAAGGATCAGATAAGCCAGATTAAACAATAACAGCCCGTAGTGGACGCTGCGATTCTTCGTGAATAGCAACCAGATGACTGAAAATGTAACCAGCACGGTACCCAGGGAGCGACGCTCCCAGGTGTCAGCGAAATCAGGTAACAAGGGGTCTGATGCACGTGACAGCACCAGGAAGATGATCACCATGCAGAAAAACCAGTTCTTGGTCTGGAGATAATGCGCCTCCAGATCCATCTTCTGGTAAAACCGCAGCTCCGGCGTCAACACAAAGGTCAGCAACACCATCATGATGGGGGCTGCCAGAAACAGCACCATCGGCGCAACCTTGGTGAAGTTGTAGGCCTGATACTCCCAGAACCCCAGGTAGTGGTAAGTAATGATGATCAGTAACCACACCGACCAGCCGGCCAGCAACCAGGGGTGACTGACGCGGTGCCGTGCTCGAATGATTTTACCCCAGCCCATCAGCAGTTCGGCCATGGCAAACGCGACCACAACCGAGACAAACATCATGATGAACTCGAATTTTGACACGCGAGTTACTCCTGATCACGTTCCGTCAGAAACGTGGCCATGGCCTGTTGATTCAGGGATTCGGCCTTGTCCTGATAAACGATCTGCTCAAGCAAAGCGGCGAGCGACTGTTTAAAGTCATCGGGGTGCAGGTAGGCCGCAACGTGTCCGTCATCAGTTGCCAGTGCCCGCTGTTTCAGATCATGGCGATGATCTTCGCTAATGATGATGACCGGCGAGTGCTCGCGCAGAGGGCTTTTACGCTCCATGGCACGCAAGCGGTACAGGAACTGGTCACGAGGCTTTTTGTGATTGTTCCAGCCGGTAATCACGCAGGCAAGTTTGTTGGTCAGCCAGCCAAAGCCGCGGTCATATTGACGCACAGCATCCATGGCATTGGCTTCGTTATAGGTATTGATACTGGTGTACCGGCCGGTAATACCAATCTCGGCGGCAACATCGTCAACCAGGCGGTTATCAATGTCGTAAATCAGAATGACAGGTTTGAAACGCATCGTGCCCTCGGGCTTCTCTTTATTGTTTTGTGACTGCAGTCTTTAACGTGAGCTTTTCATAAACACGCTGGCCGACACCGGATCACGGGTGGTTCGGGTGCGATTGGCTGCCACCGAGCTGTCTTCGTAACCAAATGCCAAGCCAAACAGTATACGGGTTTCATCACCCAGCCCAAAGGCTTCACGCACCAGTGCCGGGTAGTTGCGCATGGTGCCCATCGGACAACTGTGGACACCGTTGGCCACCATGGCCAGCATCAGATTCTGCGCGTACATGCCAACATCAAGCGCGACTGTGGTGCCAAATGCCTTGTCCATGCCAATAAAGGCCATGTAAGGGGCATCAAAAAACTCGAAATTGCGTAGTACCGCGCGCTCGCGCCCTTCCCGGTCATTTCGCTCGATGCCCATCTGTGAATACAGGGCAACAGCACACTCGACCTGTCGCTTGCGATACTCTCCGGCAAAATCGCCGCGATATTCGTAATCCGGTTCAACCGGTTCGCGGGCAATCACGCGCCGCTGCATTTCGGCACTGAGCTGATCACGCAGCTCGCCGGTGGCAACAAACACCTTCCATGGCTGTACATTGCAATTGGACGGAGCCAGTTGCGCCAGCTCAAAAATCCGGGTCAGCACATCATCCGGTATCGCATCCGGCAGGTAGCCACGAACCGAGCGGCGTTGGTGTATTGCGTCATGAAGCGTCATGTCAGCCATCAGCTTAACAACTGCCCGCCGTCGACATCGACGGTCGTTCCGGTGGCGTATCCGTTGAGCATCAGGTAGACCAGCGCACTGGCAACCTCTTCCGGACGCCCAATGCGACGTACCAGCTGCCCCTGCGTCATGGCCGAAACCCGTTCTGTCTTTTCGGAGCCCATCCAGTCAAACAGCGCGGTATCAATAATGCCGGGGGACACCACATTGACCCGAATCGGGCTGAGCTCTACCGCCAGACACCGAACCATGTTCTCTACGGCCCCCCCGACACAACTTAGTGCTGACATATTGGGCTTGAAACGCCGCGCCGGCGCCCCGCTGACAAAGGTGATGGTGCCATCCTGGGCAACAAAAGGTGCACCGATGCGCGCGACTTTGGCGTAACCCCACAATTTGCCGAATGCAGCCTGAAACTGCTCTTCGCTCTGTTCGATCAACGGCTTCAGCGTACGTGTGCCGCCGGTTGCGGCTGACACCAGATGGTCAATGCGGCCTATATCTGTGAACAGGCGTGTCATGGCTGCGTCATCGTGTGTATCCAGCTGTACCAGCTCGACCTTGCCTGCAGTGGCCTCACGCGCTTTTTCCATGTGCTCGGCAGAGCGACCACACGCCCAGACCCTGGCACCCAGCTTGCTGGCGGCAATGGCCGTGGCCAGACCAATGCCCGATGTGCCACCAATAACAACAACATTTTTCCCGTTCAGCACAGTTTCTGGTGCCTGCATAAACCTTCTCCAACGTGATTAAGCAATGCCGCGATATTAGCACAATTGCCCATACACCTGCCTGCGCTCCTGACACAGTGTCAAAAACCGTGAAGCAACGCACACCTTTAGTCCACCTGGGCAGTTGCCAAGCGCTATAGAACAAGGATAATACACAGCGTTATTCTCTTGCCTGAATACGTTCAAGATCGACCCTGATAGTCGACCGCAGGCAGGCATAAAAACCAATATGAGGCTTTTTGTATGACCCGCTCCGTAATCCACATGGCTGCCAGGCACACTCGCCGGATCGCCAATGCCCGCCTGCCCTTGCTGGCAGCCGCCGCTCTGTTACTCGCAGCCTGCGGCAACAGCTGGGTGCAGGTGACCCCCGAGGGCGAACGCGTCAGCCTGGCCACCGCTGCCGACGTCGGCAACTGTCGCCGCATTGGCGCCGCCAACGTCAACGCTCTGGACAGTATCGCCTTTGTCGATCGCGGTGCTAACCGGCTGCAGGAAGAACTGGTTAATCTGGCCCGCAATGAGGCCGGCGCAGCCGGTGGCAACCGTGTGGTACCAGAGTCAACGATTGAGGAAGGCCGTCAGACCTTTGGCATTTATCAATGCTGAGAGCACTGATGACAGAACAACGTTAATTTCACCCGATAACAACAAAACAATCAGTCCTTGTGTGATGCGGTAACAGGGCATACTGGAGTCACCCTAATGGAAAATGGGCTTCTGGTGCTGAGCCGCTTTTTTGCCAGCACACCGGCTGTCATGGTCAGGCACAAAATACTGGTGTGCCTGTTGCTGCTCATCGGCACCCTGCTCAGCGCATACAGCATTGCCACCCGCACCAGTCTGGACATGAGCATTGACAGCTTTCTGGATCAGAGCGATCCCGCCATTGAGGCACTGAATTCGTTTCGCACCCAGTTTGGCAGCGACGACTCCGTGTTTCTGGTCTACGAAGCACGAGACGGCAACGTCTTTTCTGCCGCCTCGCTGCGTGCCGTCCGTGAACTGACAGACAAACTGCGCAACTGGCGCGACCTTGATGCCGACAACTACAGCGCCGACCTGACCGAACTCGACCAGATACGGCGTGTGCAATCCATCACCACCTTGCGTATTCAGCGCGTGGACGGTGACACCCTTCGTTCCGACAGACTGGTTCCCGATGTCATTCCGGACGATCCGGCTGCCCTGGCAACCATCCGCCAAGAGGCCATGGCAGAGGATGACTTCAAGCTGGCATTCTATTCCGCCGATGCCCGCTTTGGCGCCCTGATGCTGCAGACCACGTTTGGCGCCGAGCCATTGCCGGACTTCGAACCCGCCGTTAATGCCGATGACATCACCCTGGGTGACTCCTTCAGTAATTTTGACAGTGCCACCACCGGTGACGGCGGCTTTGACCTGTTCTATGACGAAAGCGCAACCGTGCAGGATATCCCGTTCCAGACGGTCGACATGCTCGAGTACCAGCGCTTTTACAGCTCGCTGAGCCAGGTGTTCGCGGACGTGGAAGACACACTGGAATTTTACCCGGTGGGCAATCCTCCGCTGATGGCCTGGGTGTATGAGGTTTTACAGCAATTTGCCTGGCTGGCAGTGGGCATGGTGGCGATTTTTGTATTCCTGCTGCGAACCCTGTTCGGCTCGTTCAGTGCCGTGGTCTGGTCCATCCTCACCATTGCACTCAGCCTGGCCTGGACCTGGGGTATTACCGTTGCGTTTGGTGTCACCCTGTCAACCATGATTTCATTGACCATGTTGCTGGTGTTTGCGGTCGGTATTGCTGATTGCGTGCACGTGATGAGCGCCTACTTTGTCTATCGCCAGCAAGGCCAGCAGCATGACCAGGCACTGGCCGGCGCCTATGGCAAGACCGGCCTGGCCATCATGGTTACCACCATTACCACCATGACCGGAGTACTGGCACTGACCACATCCGGCCTGATCCCGATCCGTGTGTTTGGCGCCATGTCGGCGCTCGGCGTATTCATGGCCTTCTTCTTCACGCTGGTGTTGTTGCCCATCCTGCTAAGCGTCTGGCATCCGGGGGCAAATCAGAACCCAAAACCGGGCCGGTTACAGGCGTTCTGGCAACAGGCCACGTTGCCGGTCCAGGGATTGCTGATCATTGTCGCACTGGCAACCATCATGTGGCTCACCGGCATTGCCCTCGGACTGTATATCGCCCTGATCGGCGCACTGGCGCTGGGCATTTTACGCTGGCAGGATCGATTGCTTGAAGCCTGCTCGCCGCTGGTCGCCAACCGACCGGTTACTATTCTGCTGATTTTTGCAGCCATATTCACGACATCACTTTATGGTACCAGTCAGGTTCAGATCGACAGCAACGTCTCCGAACTGGCGCGCCAGGGCAGCCCGCCTCGAGTCGCCTACAACATGGTTGATGAACACATGGCCGGCGCGCAGAGCATTTCCATCATGATTGACAGTGGCATCAGCGACGGACTGATGGAACCGGCATTGCTCAGAGCCATGGACTCACTGCAGACGCGCATCGTCAATCGTTACCCTGATGAAGTGTCACGTACCTATTCACTGGCCAATATTGTCAAAGACACCAATCAGGTGATGAACCAGGACAACGACCAGTTCTACCGTATCCCTGACTCGGCCATTACCGTGTCGCAGTTGATGTACCTGTTCAACAGCGCCAACCCGGAAGAACGTCGCAGCCTGGTGTCGGACGATTTCAGTCGCAGCCATATCACCATCAATGCCTACAACGCCGGGTCTTATCAATACCAATTGTTTTTTGAAGAACTCGGCGCCGAAATCGATGCCGTATTCGAACCGCTGCAGGCACAATTTCCCGAGCTGGAAGTCACCGTCACCGGTTCGGTGCCTTTGATGATGCGGGCAATGGATGAAATCGCGCAGTCACAGTACAGCAGTTTCCTGCTCGCACTGGCCGTCATCAGTGTCATCATGATACTGACGCTGGGTTCCGTTCAGGCCGGCCTGATATCGATCGTTCCCAACCTGATTCCGGCCTTGCTGGCATTTGGTTTGATGGGGCTGCTGAACATTCCGCTGGATACTGACACCCTGCTGATTGCCCCGGTAATCATTGGCATCGCGGTGGATGATACGATCCACTTTATGACACACTATCGCGTCGAGCTGACACGCACCCGGAATATGCAGCAGGCACTGGACAGCACCGTGCGTGACGTGGGTCGGGCGGTTCTGTTTACCACCATGATTCTGGGTCTTGGATTTGCCATTCTCGGCTTCTCGGAATATCTGGGCATGGCCAAGATAGGCATCTTTGGCGCACTGGCCATTCTGATGGCCCTACTGTGTGACCTGCTGCTACTGCCAGCGCTGCTGATGAAATTGAAACCACGCTTCGGGCTCATGGGTCCGATACAGGGATTTGCATCAAGGGGCGACGCGGACACCCGTATCGCCAGCAATCAAGCCGGAGACAATGCATGAGATTGACACTACGCGGCCTGTTAATGGCCTCAGCTTTAATCACCATGACCGTGAATGCACAGGAAACGACGCAGGAAGACGGGCGTCAGATTCTCGAGCAGGTGGAAGACAACATGCGCGCCGTCTCCGATGCTGCCTTCAACCGGATTCAGCTCTCCAGCTGTCGTTTCGGTCTGCAGAACAGCCAGATCACCTGCGCCGAGCGCCCCAGAATCAAGGCCCTGGAATCGGTCAGCATCAATACCGGTGCTGACAATCGTGACACACAGTCCATTTCCATTGTGCTGGAACCTGCCGCCGAGCGTGGCATAGGCATGCTGAGTTATTCCTATGACGATGCCGACCGCGACAACGAAACCTGGCTGTATTTGTCCGCGCTGGGTCAGGTAAAACGGATTGCCAGTGGCAATTCCGACGACGACTCGGAATCCGCCTCGCTGTTCGGCTCCGAATTCACCACGGAAGACCAGGACACCGGCAAACTGGAAGAGTACGAAATCAACATTCTGGAGTCAGGCACCGAATCAGGCCGTGAGGTCTGGGTCATCGAGACCATTCCCAATGCCGAACGTGCCCGCAAGACCCGCTATGCCCGCACCGTGCAGTACATCGACAAGGAGCGGTTTGTGGTACTGCGGGCTGACATGTATGACCGCCAGGGCCGTGAAATCAAACGCCTGATGGCATCGCGCATTGAGCAGGTCAATGGGGTATGGACAGCGCGCTCCCTGACCATGATGAATCTGGTGGCCAATAGACTGTCCAATATGGCGATACTGGAAATCAATACCGGCATCGATGTGCCGGAAAATTTCCTGACCCCAAGAACGCTGACCGATGTCGCCTTTCGGGAAGCCGAGCTCAGCAGGATTCGCGCGCAGGTCGATTGACGTCCGCCCAACTGACACCGCTGGAGACCGGACTGTTGCCAACCACGTTCGACATAAAGCTGAGGCTGAGGCATAAACTGACCTGCTGCCTGGTGACGCTGCTGCCAATGGCAGGCCTGTCTGCTCAGGACGAGGACGCCAGTGAATTTCCTGATGATGTCGAGTTTGGCGGGGCTTTCCTGAACCCCGATGGTTTGAACCCGGATGCGTCCAACAGCGATGGCTTTGATGGCAGCAGCTTTGACAGCAGTGCGTTTGATGACACCATGTTTGACGGGGCTGATCTGTTCAATACGGAGGTTGAAACGCCCAACAATTTTCGTTTCCAGCTCAGTCAGCAGACCGTTGCCCATATCAGCAGGCATCGTTACAAAACGCCTGCCGACAACACCGAAACGCAACATCGCGGTCTGGAGAACAATCGATTCGGTCTGAATATTCGTTACCAGAACCCATTTGCGGCGGGCTGGCTGCTGCAGAGCAGCGCTCAGTTACGTGCTTACCTGCCCGGCGACTATGAACGTGACAGCCCGGGGCGTGACGGCTGGGAATGGCGACTGAACGAATTATTCGTGCAGCGCAGTGGCGCACAGAACAGCTTTTCTTTTGGTCGCCAGACCATTGTCTGGGGTGAAACCATCGGCATGTCCGTGCTGGATGTTATCAACACCACTGAATACCGCGACCTGACCATCATCGACATTGAAGATGCGCGTCTCAACCAGTGGCTCGCGGTGTGGGATCATTTTAGCGACAGTGGCAACTGGTCCAGTTTCATCAATCTCTATCCCGAATTTGATCCGGTACCGGTCACCGGCAGCCCGCTGTTCCCGCAACCCTTGCAGGTTAACGGGCAGACGCTGCGACTGGGCAGCTACGACCGGGATAAAGAGTTGTTTGAGGTCGGCACACGCTGGAACCGAACACTAACTGGCGGTGACATAGCAATAATGGCAGCCAGATTGTATGAGAATACCCTGCGCTATACCTTGCCCGAAGACGGCAGCAACCATGCCCAGATTCATATCAATGACTTCGCGCTGCTCGGTTTCAGTGCCAATCGCGCCATCGACCGCCTGTTGTTAACCTTCGACCTGGCCTACAGCCATGGCCTGCTGACAGACACCCTGCGCCAGGTTCCGGATGGTGCCGGCGGTGACGCATGGCTGCCGGGTTACGACCGGCAGGATCGGGTGAGCGTGGCCGCCGGTTTTGAGTACGGCATCTCCGCCACGCGCCAGATCAGTCTGGGCATTCAGGCACAGCGGTTTATTGACCTGCCAGAGGACTCAGCAACCCGGCAATGGCGCCAGCGTGACGCCGAAGGCAATGCCTTGCTGCGCTACAGCCACAGCCTTCGCAACGAAGAATTGATGCTGT encodes:
- a CDS encoding DUF1302 family protein, whose amino-acid sequence is MTSAQLTPLETGLLPTTFDIKLRLRHKLTCCLVTLLPMAGLSAQDEDASEFPDDVEFGGAFLNPDGLNPDASNSDGFDGSSFDSSAFDDTMFDGADLFNTEVETPNNFRFQLSQQTVAHISRHRYKTPADNTETQHRGLENNRFGLNIRYQNPFAAGWLLQSSAQLRAYLPGDYERDSPGRDGWEWRLNELFVQRSGAQNSFSFGRQTIVWGETIGMSVLDVINTTEYRDLTIIDIEDARLNQWLAVWDHFSDSGNWSSFINLYPEFDPVPVTGSPLFPQPLQVNGQTLRLGSYDRDKELFEVGTRWNRTLTGGDIAIMAARLYENTLRYTLPEDGSNHAQIHINDFALLGFSANRAIDRLLLTFDLAYSHGLLTDTLRQVPDGAGGDAWLPGYDRQDRVSVAAGFEYGISATRQISLGIQAQRFIDLPEDSATRQWRQRDAEGNALLRYSHSLRNEELMLSATAQVALDGDEILLNLAADYRLSDAWEVTGQLILTRAADDSAIYFLERDVRAGLTLSWSF
- the ectB gene encoding diaminobutyrate--2-oxoglutarate transaminase, with the protein product MTDIFKDIESEVQSYARAFPVIFDRAQGAYLYDTDDKAYLDFLAGAGTLNYGHNNPVLKKALLEYIERDGIAHGLDMHTSAKEEFLTNLNELIFKPRDLNYMVQFTGPTGTNAVEAALKIARNVTGRHNIVAFTNGFHGVSLGAMAATGNSHHRDASGIPLGGVTHVPYSNYMGEELDTVKLLENLLEDSSSGLDKPAAVILETIQGEGGLNVASNEWLRAIEKLCRKHEIILIVDDIQAGCGRSGNFFSFEESGIKPDLVTLSKSLSGYGLPFAVTLIKPEYDTWKPGEHNGTFRGNNHAFVTANAALKEYWSDDTFEKDVQKKIAHLTTRLKKIAGKYDKKLIKQKGRGFMQGLECRDGDLAGKICKYSFSKSLVIETSGADSQVVKCLCPLIITMEELDKGLDILEEAVAHTFQKELSIAS
- a CDS encoding DUF4156 domain-containing protein; the encoded protein is MTRSVIHMAARHTRRIANARLPLLAAAALLLAACGNSWVQVTPEGERVSLATAADVGNCRRIGAANVNALDSIAFVDRGANRLQEELVNLARNEAGAAGGNRVVPESTIEEGRQTFGIYQC
- a CDS encoding nitroreductase, encoding MADMTLHDAIHQRRSVRGYLPDAIPDDVLTRIFELAQLAPSNCNVQPWKVFVATGELRDQLSAEMQRRVIAREPVEPDYEYRGDFAGEYRKRQVECAVALYSQMGIERNDREGRERAVLRNFEFFDAPYMAFIGMDKAFGTTVALDVGMYAQNLMLAMVANGVHSCPMGTMRNYPALVREAFGLGDETRILFGLAFGYEDSSVAANRTRTTRDPVSASVFMKSSR
- a CDS encoding efflux RND transporter permease subunit, whose protein sequence is MENGLLVLSRFFASTPAVMVRHKILVCLLLLIGTLLSAYSIATRTSLDMSIDSFLDQSDPAIEALNSFRTQFGSDDSVFLVYEARDGNVFSAASLRAVRELTDKLRNWRDLDADNYSADLTELDQIRRVQSITTLRIQRVDGDTLRSDRLVPDVIPDDPAALATIRQEAMAEDDFKLAFYSADARFGALMLQTTFGAEPLPDFEPAVNADDITLGDSFSNFDSATTGDGGFDLFYDESATVQDIPFQTVDMLEYQRFYSSLSQVFADVEDTLEFYPVGNPPLMAWVYEVLQQFAWLAVGMVAIFVFLLRTLFGSFSAVVWSILTIALSLAWTWGITVAFGVTLSTMISLTMLLVFAVGIADCVHVMSAYFVYRQQGQQHDQALAGAYGKTGLAIMVTTITTMTGVLALTTSGLIPIRVFGAMSALGVFMAFFFTLVLLPILLSVWHPGANQNPKPGRLQAFWQQATLPVQGLLIIVALATIMWLTGIALGLYIALIGALALGILRWQDRLLEACSPLVANRPVTILLIFAAIFTTSLYGTSQVQIDSNVSELARQGSPPRVAYNMVDEHMAGAQSISIMIDSGISDGLMEPALLRAMDSLQTRIVNRYPDEVSRTYSLANIVKDTNQVMNQDNDQFYRIPDSAITVSQLMYLFNSANPEERRSLVSDDFSRSHITINAYNAGSYQYQLFFEELGAEIDAVFEPLQAQFPELEVTVTGSVPLMMRAMDEIAQSQYSSFLLALAVISVIMILTLGSVQAGLISIVPNLIPALLAFGLMGLLNIPLDTDTLLIAPVIIGIAVDDTIHFMTHYRVELTRTRNMQQALDSTVRDVGRAVLFTTMILGLGFAILGFSEYLGMAKIGIFGALAILMALLCDLLLLPALLMKLKPRFGLMGPIQGFASRGDADTRIASNQAGDNA
- a CDS encoding SDR family oxidoreductase — protein: MQAPETVLNGKNVVVIGGTSGIGLATAIAASKLGARVWACGRSAEHMEKAREATAGKVELVQLDTHDDAAMTRLFTDIGRIDHLVSAATGGTRTLKPLIEQSEEQFQAAFGKLWGYAKVARIGAPFVAQDGTITFVSGAPARRFKPNMSALSCVGGAVENMVRCLAVELSPIRVNVVSPGIIDTALFDWMGSEKTERVSAMTQGQLVRRIGRPEEVASALVYLMLNGYATGTTVDVDGGQLLS
- a CDS encoding outer membrane lipoprotein-sorting protein, whose protein sequence is MRLTLRGLLMASALITMTVNAQETTQEDGRQILEQVEDNMRAVSDAAFNRIQLSSCRFGLQNSQITCAERPRIKALESVSINTGADNRDTQSISIVLEPAAERGIGMLSYSYDDADRDNETWLYLSALGQVKRIASGNSDDDSESASLFGSEFTTEDQDTGKLEEYEINILESGTESGREVWVIETIPNAERARKTRYARTVQYIDKERFVVLRADMYDRQGREIKRLMASRIEQVNGVWTARSLTMMNLVANRLSNMAILEINTGIDVPENFLTPRTLTDVAFREAELSRIRAQVD
- a CDS encoding ectoine synthase, which codes for MIVRQLQECEQSDRSVKSKTWQSVRMLLADDNMGFSFHITTIFADTETHMHYKNHLESVYCISGKGEIKDLATGQTHQITPGTLYVLDKHDKHILYAFEELSLACVFNPPVTGREVHDADGAYPASS
- the ectA gene encoding diaminobutyrate acetyltransferase, whose protein sequence is MTTFQEAPALQERPDPRQSIQLRPPTSEDGAPVHNLIRKSAFLDDNSLYCYLAICTHFSQTSVVATMGEDIVGLVTAYIPPEQPDTLFVWQVAVDTVAQKQGLAGRMLNAILAADACKAVKFVETTVTSDNAASRAMFASLARRNDCGIDESVMFDRQTHFLNLHDTEYKLRIGPLSKDTLDGEQK